In Bacillus sp. KH172YL63, one genomic interval encodes:
- a CDS encoding YpiF family protein, which produces MNWNVKDIEVFEAEKAYIDTAVIPLIPVDFGDDIRNSGAQSEFINLLTMHLEKQFKGRMMMTPAFTYRMNGGKEDDVSRLSLWAGELSESGVKHIFYLTADSGWKQVEERMDDRLIWVPSIPLENLDDQYKHSIMEDQVKQLLNVIVQKWQKNS; this is translated from the coding sequence ATGAATTGGAATGTGAAAGATATTGAAGTGTTTGAAGCGGAAAAAGCATACATAGATACGGCGGTCATCCCATTGATCCCCGTGGACTTCGGTGATGATATCAGGAATTCTGGTGCACAATCGGAATTTATCAATCTACTCACCATGCATCTTGAAAAGCAGTTCAAAGGCAGGATGATGATGACGCCGGCGTTTACTTACAGAATGAACGGGGGAAAAGAGGACGACGTATCCAGGCTGTCGCTTTGGGCAGGAGAATTGAGTGAGAGCGGCGTGAAGCATATCTTCTACTTAACAGCTGACAGCGGATGGAAACAAGTAGAAGAAAGGATGGACGACCGCTTGATCTGGGTTCCTTCCATTCCCCTTGAGAATCTTGATGATCAGTATAAGCACTCGATCATGGAAGATCAGGTGAAACAACTGCTGAATGTGATTGTACAAAAATGGCAAAAAAATTCATAA